Proteins found in one Alicyclobacillus cycloheptanicus genomic segment:
- a CDS encoding sigma-54 interaction domain-containing protein: MTAPEANEQWLTAILDTIDEGIHAVDVDGVTIFYNGAAARMDGLAPRDVIGKHVLSVFPSLGQDTSTLLQVLRSGRAIQNRAQTYTNYLGVTVHTVNTTLPIRVAGQTVGALEIAKDLTQVRNLSEQVLALQAQVVDGGRKRRGRRREDLVSPKATYTFADILTQDPRMLSLKQRALRAAETSSPILVYGETGTGKELLVQAIHNASPRSHRPFLAVNCAALPGSLLEGILFGTVRGSFTGAEDRPGMFELADGGTLFLDEIQSMPLELQAKLLRALQEGEIMRVGDTRIRRLSVRVIAAMNQIPEAAATAGQIRQDLYYRINVVRLDIPPLRERQADIPYLTQHLIAKWNNRFGTRVSGVTPAVAHLFSTYPWPGNVRELENAIEAAMNLVTVGEIDWDSLPAHLRERRDAQANGASGSQGEARSQGDVRSQVDRRESAAPPHTVVPGEAEAPYPWVAPLVAAGMDHLWERLAPQSSPQSLDAAAPSWPHVQSALERMVIARALEQSAGNVSRAAARLGLPRQTLQYRIRQFGL, translated from the coding sequence ATGACGGCACCTGAAGCCAACGAACAGTGGCTGACGGCCATTCTCGATACGATTGATGAGGGTATCCACGCCGTCGACGTGGATGGCGTCACCATCTTCTATAACGGCGCGGCGGCACGAATGGACGGCCTCGCGCCGCGGGACGTGATTGGCAAACATGTCCTTTCTGTATTTCCTTCGCTCGGGCAGGACACCAGCACGCTGCTGCAAGTGCTGCGCAGCGGCCGGGCCATCCAGAACCGCGCGCAAACCTACACCAACTACCTCGGCGTCACAGTGCACACCGTCAATACCACTTTGCCCATCCGGGTGGCGGGGCAAACGGTGGGCGCGCTGGAGATTGCGAAAGACCTCACACAAGTACGAAACCTGTCGGAACAAGTGCTGGCGCTGCAGGCACAAGTGGTCGACGGCGGGCGAAAACGCAGAGGCAGACGCCGCGAAGACCTCGTGTCGCCCAAGGCCACGTACACCTTTGCGGACATCCTCACGCAAGACCCGCGAATGCTGTCGCTAAAGCAGCGTGCGCTTCGCGCTGCAGAGACCTCGTCCCCGATTCTCGTTTACGGGGAAACCGGGACGGGCAAGGAGCTGTTGGTACAAGCGATCCACAACGCCAGTCCCAGGAGCCATCGCCCCTTTCTGGCGGTGAACTGTGCGGCACTGCCCGGGTCGCTCCTGGAAGGCATCCTGTTTGGCACGGTCCGCGGCAGCTTCACGGGTGCGGAGGACCGGCCCGGGATGTTTGAACTGGCGGACGGCGGCACGCTGTTTCTGGATGAAATTCAGTCGATGCCGCTCGAACTGCAGGCGAAGCTGCTTCGCGCATTGCAGGAAGGGGAAATCATGCGCGTGGGCGACACCCGCATCCGAAGGTTGAGTGTGCGGGTCATCGCGGCCATGAATCAGATTCCGGAGGCGGCCGCCACGGCCGGGCAGATTCGCCAGGACTTGTACTACCGCATTAACGTCGTCCGGCTGGACATTCCGCCGCTGCGGGAACGCCAGGCAGACATTCCTTACTTGACCCAGCACCTCATTGCCAAATGGAACAACCGGTTCGGCACGCGCGTCTCCGGCGTCACGCCTGCGGTGGCGCACCTGTTTTCGACGTATCCCTGGCCAGGGAATGTGCGGGAGTTGGAAAACGCCATCGAAGCGGCGATGAACCTCGTCACCGTTGGCGAGATTGACTGGGACAGTCTCCCCGCACATCTCCGGGAGCGCAGGGACGCGCAGGCGAACGGGGCGAGCGGCAGTCAGGGGGAAGCCCGTAGTCAGGGAGATGTCCGCAGTCAGGTGGATCGCCGCGAATCGGCAGCGCCGCCGCACACGGTGGTCCCCGGAGAAGCAGAGGCGCCGTATCCCTGGGTCGCTCCCTTAGTCGCCGCCGGGATGGACCACCTCTGGGAACGGCTAGCCCCCCAATCTTCTCCACAGTCGCTGGACGCGGCCGCCCCCAGCTGGCCACATGTGCAGTCTGCGCTCGAACGGATGGTGATTGCCCGCGCGCTGGAGCAGTCTGCGGGCAATGTCTCCCGTGCCGCCGCGCGGCTGGGCCTGCCTCGTCAAACCCTCCAGTACCGGATTCGACAATTTGGATTGTGA
- a CDS encoding IS1182 family transposase, which translates to MTKKFRPYDPNQIMLLPPSLDEWLPEDHLVHFIDDIVDSLDISAILSVYERELRGFPPYHPAMLLKVLIYAYSTGTYSSRKIAKACQENVAYRMLSANQFPDFRTISDFRKRHLAAFENLFLQVLHICSESGMVKLGHIALDGTKIKANASKHKAMSYGRMKQDSEKLRKEIRDLLRQVEHVDEREDRRYGSTRGDELPVELTRRETRLKKIQEAMATLEKRAKEQAEQESKDNKDDPDGKGPGGKRRGRPRKQPKDLPADKAQMNFTDPESRIMKTANGFIQGYNVQSVVDEAYQIIVATKVTNSPADAGHLRDMMRMVEENMSKKPKRLSCDAGYFKQDDITWLESEGIDPYIATGRQPHNTMPITVRGRIPSHYGVKERMARKLKTKKGHAIYARRKVIVEPPHGQIKHCRKFDHFSLRGLAKVEGEWSLVAMCHNLLKLFRYGTPKWATV; encoded by the coding sequence ATGACCAAAAAGTTTCGTCCCTACGACCCGAACCAGATCATGCTGTTGCCACCTTCTCTGGACGAATGGCTGCCTGAGGATCACCTAGTCCACTTCATCGACGACATCGTCGACAGTTTAGATATCTCAGCGATTCTGTCCGTGTACGAGCGAGAGCTCAGAGGCTTTCCACCGTACCATCCAGCCATGTTGCTCAAGGTGCTCATCTACGCGTACTCCACAGGCACCTACTCGTCGCGGAAGATCGCGAAGGCTTGTCAAGAGAATGTGGCCTATCGGATGCTGTCAGCCAACCAATTCCCTGACTTTCGCACCATCAGTGACTTTCGCAAACGTCACCTGGCGGCATTCGAAAACCTGTTCCTTCAGGTGCTGCATATCTGCTCTGAGTCCGGCATGGTCAAACTCGGACATATCGCGCTGGACGGGACCAAGATCAAAGCAAACGCCTCCAAGCATAAGGCCATGAGCTACGGGCGGATGAAGCAAGACAGCGAGAAGCTGCGCAAGGAAATCCGTGACCTTCTGCGTCAGGTGGAGCATGTGGACGAGCGCGAAGACCGACGGTACGGTTCCACCCGTGGAGACGAGTTGCCTGTTGAGCTTACTCGGCGGGAGACCCGCTTGAAGAAGATCCAGGAGGCCATGGCCACTCTTGAAAAACGTGCCAAGGAACAAGCGGAACAAGAGTCAAAGGATAACAAGGATGACCCGGATGGCAAGGGTCCTGGCGGCAAGCGGCGTGGGCGTCCACGCAAGCAACCAAAGGATCTGCCAGCAGACAAGGCACAGATGAACTTCACAGACCCAGAGTCCAGAATCATGAAGACGGCGAATGGGTTCATCCAGGGATACAATGTTCAGTCAGTCGTCGATGAAGCATACCAAATCATCGTTGCAACGAAGGTCACGAACAGCCCGGCGGATGCAGGTCATCTTCGAGACATGATGCGGATGGTCGAAGAGAACATGAGCAAGAAACCCAAGCGGCTTTCCTGTGACGCCGGATATTTCAAGCAGGATGACATCACCTGGCTGGAATCAGAAGGCATCGACCCATATATTGCAACCGGGCGACAGCCACACAACACCATGCCAATCACGGTCAGAGGTCGGATACCGAGTCACTACGGCGTCAAGGAACGAATGGCTCGAAAGCTGAAGACGAAGAAGGGACATGCCATCTACGCCAGACGAAAGGTCATCGTTGAGCCGCCGCACGGGCAAATCAAGCATTGCCGAAAGTTCGACCACTTCTCCCTTCGAGGCCTCGCCAAAGTTGAAGGCGAATGGTCGTTGGTAGCCATGTGCCACAACCTGCTGAAGTTGTTCCGTTACGGAACGCCGAAGTGGGCTACGGTGTGA
- a CDS encoding RNA polymerase sigma factor — MDNETARRIFESYSSYVYRTAWFLTGSSALADDITQDTFLKVFGSYESYDPGRPLKPWIYKITLNVIRDAIKKKSAQRTVPLDFDLVTGNEGVETRLFQEEIRAELLKAVNRLSRKSKEIIVLRYFNDMSLREMAESLNIPIGTCKSRLNHAVKQLRKNLPSRLNELYEGGDLNEES, encoded by the coding sequence GTGGATAACGAAACGGCGCGGCGGATCTTTGAGTCGTATTCATCCTATGTGTATCGTACAGCCTGGTTTTTAACTGGGTCCAGTGCTTTGGCTGACGATATCACTCAAGACACATTCCTGAAGGTCTTCGGTTCGTATGAATCGTACGACCCAGGTCGCCCCTTAAAGCCTTGGATTTATAAGATTACACTGAATGTGATTCGGGATGCGATAAAAAAGAAGTCGGCACAACGTACGGTCCCCTTAGACTTTGACTTGGTGACGGGTAATGAAGGGGTGGAAACCCGACTCTTTCAGGAAGAAATCCGCGCCGAGCTATTGAAGGCTGTCAACCGACTTTCCCGGAAATCAAAGGAAATCATTGTTCTGCGCTATTTCAACGACATGTCTTTGCGTGAGATGGCTGAGTCGCTAAACATCCCGATCGGAACTTGTAAGTCTAGATTGAACCACGCCGTGAAGCAACTCCGTAAAAACTTGCCTAGCCGCTTGAACGAATTATACGAAGGTGGCGATCTGAATGAAGAGTCTTAA
- a CDS encoding small, acid-soluble spore protein, alpha/beta type, with translation MSAQGKQKPFRKDMPARTGRRNPDALRELMERMRVEVANELGMSGVQEGSFGDTTTAVCGRFGALLYKRARMLLEQAPDNTATSTRKIR, from the coding sequence ATGAGCGCCCAAGGAAAACAAAAACCATTCCGCAAGGACATGCCTGCCCGAACGGGCCGCAGGAACCCCGACGCGCTGCGGGAGCTGATGGAGCGCATGCGCGTGGAAGTGGCCAATGAGCTCGGCATGTCCGGCGTACAGGAAGGAAGTTTTGGCGACACCACAACCGCCGTCTGCGGCCGTTTTGGGGCACTCTTGTACAAACGCGCCCGGATGCTTCTTGAACAAGCGCCAGACAACACGGCAACGTCCACCCGGAAGATTCGGTAG
- the speB gene encoding agmatinase — translation MTELANGQPSGRQPSQPMFDPAYSGNVFIGASQDFAAARAVLYGMPMDWTVSFRSGTRLGPARIREVSLGLEEYSPYSDRDLSDLTYFDAGDIPLPFGNPQASVQKIYDYVTSLYKANKFPLGLGGEHLVSIGAIRAAWEAYPDLRVIHLDAHTDLRETYEGEAYSHATVIRKVCEGLGPDRVYQFGIRSGTREEWQYAREHTHFYPFEVVRPLREALPSLANVPVYVTWDIDVFDPACAPGTGTAEHGGITAKEGLEAMELLGSLNVVGFDLVEVAPVIDPSEQTQILAAKLVREALLWFTHP, via the coding sequence ATGACGGAGCTCGCGAACGGCCAACCAAGCGGCCGCCAACCCAGCCAGCCTATGTTCGATCCGGCCTACAGCGGCAACGTCTTCATCGGGGCGTCGCAGGATTTCGCGGCGGCCCGTGCTGTGTTGTACGGCATGCCGATGGACTGGACCGTCTCGTTTCGGTCGGGCACCCGCCTTGGCCCCGCCCGCATCCGCGAAGTGTCCCTCGGGCTTGAAGAGTACAGTCCGTACAGCGATCGCGACTTATCTGACCTGACCTACTTCGACGCGGGCGACATTCCGCTGCCGTTTGGCAACCCGCAGGCCAGCGTGCAAAAAATCTACGACTACGTGACATCCTTGTACAAGGCGAACAAGTTTCCGCTGGGCCTTGGTGGGGAACACCTGGTGTCCATCGGCGCCATCCGCGCAGCGTGGGAGGCCTATCCAGACCTGCGCGTCATACACCTCGACGCGCACACGGATTTGCGGGAGACTTATGAGGGAGAAGCCTATTCGCACGCCACCGTGATCCGCAAAGTGTGCGAAGGCCTTGGCCCCGACCGCGTCTATCAGTTTGGCATTCGCTCCGGCACGCGCGAGGAGTGGCAATACGCCCGCGAACACACGCACTTCTACCCGTTTGAGGTCGTCCGGCCGCTGCGCGAGGCGCTGCCAAGTCTGGCGAACGTGCCCGTGTATGTGACGTGGGACATCGACGTGTTCGACCCAGCTTGCGCGCCGGGGACAGGGACGGCGGAGCACGGCGGCATCACGGCGAAAGAAGGCCTGGAGGCCATGGAGCTGCTTGGCAGCCTGAATGTCGTCGGTTTCGACTTGGTGGAAGTTGCGCCGGTCATCGACCCGTCGGAGCAAACGCAGATTTTGGCGGCGAAGCTGGTTCGGGAAGCGCTGCTGTGGTTCACGCACCCATAG
- the speE gene encoding polyamine aminopropyltransferase, protein MANTHLWFTELQNEDLTIGLRIKKILHSEQTEYQTMDVVETVQYGNMLVLDGCIMTTDKDEFVYHEMLAHVPMHTHPNPKKVLVVGGGDGGIIREAIKHPSVEKAVLAEIDGRVIEISKQYFPHIASGLSDPRVEVHVADGILHVQNHPNEYDVILVDSTDPIGPAVGLFAKEFYQAVFNALKEDGVFAAQTESPFINQDLIARVYRDVQDTFPIAKLYWGTVPTYPTGMWSFTLGSKKHDPLAVNTCRVADTKYYTPEIHHASFVLPKFLQELLRK, encoded by the coding sequence GTGGCGAACACCCATTTGTGGTTCACGGAATTGCAGAATGAGGATTTGACGATTGGCCTGCGCATTAAAAAGATCTTACATAGTGAGCAGACAGAGTACCAGACCATGGACGTCGTGGAGACCGTTCAGTACGGCAACATGCTGGTGCTCGACGGCTGCATCATGACCACCGACAAGGATGAGTTCGTGTATCACGAAATGCTGGCCCATGTGCCGATGCACACGCACCCGAACCCGAAGAAGGTGCTCGTGGTCGGCGGGGGAGACGGCGGCATCATCCGCGAGGCCATCAAGCATCCCTCTGTCGAAAAGGCTGTCCTGGCGGAAATCGATGGCCGCGTCATTGAGATCTCCAAGCAGTATTTCCCGCACATCGCGAGCGGACTGTCCGACCCGCGCGTGGAAGTGCACGTGGCAGACGGCATTTTGCACGTCCAGAATCACCCCAACGAGTACGACGTCATTTTGGTGGACTCGACCGATCCCATCGGTCCCGCGGTGGGGCTGTTCGCCAAGGAGTTTTACCAGGCTGTCTTCAACGCGCTGAAGGAAGACGGCGTATTTGCGGCGCAGACCGAGTCTCCGTTTATTAACCAGGACCTCATTGCGCGCGTGTACCGCGACGTGCAGGACACCTTCCCGATTGCGAAGCTGTACTGGGGGACCGTCCCGACGTATCCGACGGGAATGTGGAGCTTTACGCTCGGCAGCAAGAAGCATGACCCCCTCGCGGTCAACACGTGCCGTGTCGCCGACACCAAATACTACACGCCGGAAATTCATCACGCGTCGTTCGTGCTGCCGAAGTTTCTGCAGGAGTTGCTGCGCAAATGA
- a CDS encoding transglycosylase domain-containing protein has translation MPYEQPQLEETASQSFGPGDWWRKTPIWIKAVAAPLCLGFAGMSLLLFALRTAPLPEQDLSTPTEIESADGQSLAVWSLHASRGQQTLLADIPKSLQEATIAVEDAKFYQHHAFDLPAIGRAFLTDVAHGKIVEGGSTITQQLAKNLFLNQDRTLSRKLKEALYAMQLELHESKQSILEQYLNVVYYGHGAYGIGAAADLYFHKPVSQLNLAESAMLAGLPNGPGIYSPLTNFRAAKARQRVVLQRMVACGFITQQQADEAYHTPLHLSGLRSPSIRAPYFTSTAISEVEHRYHLTSEDLYQGDMTVVSTLDSVLQEAAERAVASTLPKDSKLQAALVALDPDTGAVKAIVGGRDFTTSSYNRAFAERQPGSTFKAILYTTALEHGWQPSREVQSEMTTFLYDKDKEYTVHDYGDFYAHRALTLREALARSDNVYAVTTNLEIGPEEVEKTAHAMGISSPLQPYPSLALGVFETSPLQMATVYATLANGGYRVEPYTVSEIRDAHQNQVRQANPSRTRVVTPQAAFQMSDLLQSVLQPNGTAYFVRHYLRGPAAVKTGTTDADAWTVGYTPRIVCAVWVGYDDGRPLTVAESHLAAPIWAKFMGMAQQHLPSPWYTPPAGLVKVTIDPATAEVATPACRITETDYFLPGTEPTKPCHLHAVPEDTPPVQKWPQWLRRWL, from the coding sequence ATGCCTTATGAGCAGCCACAACTAGAAGAAACCGCCTCGCAGTCGTTCGGACCGGGCGACTGGTGGAGAAAGACCCCGATTTGGATCAAGGCCGTCGCGGCCCCTTTGTGCCTCGGGTTTGCAGGGATGTCCCTGCTGCTGTTCGCGCTGCGAACAGCGCCCCTGCCCGAGCAGGATTTGTCCACCCCGACAGAAATCGAGTCGGCGGACGGACAGTCGCTTGCGGTATGGTCGCTGCACGCGTCCCGCGGTCAACAGACGTTGCTCGCTGACATTCCAAAGTCTTTGCAAGAGGCGACGATTGCAGTCGAAGACGCAAAGTTCTATCAGCACCACGCCTTCGACCTGCCCGCCATTGGCAGGGCGTTCCTCACCGACGTAGCGCATGGGAAGATTGTCGAAGGCGGATCGACCATCACCCAGCAGTTGGCGAAGAACCTGTTTTTGAACCAGGACCGAACGCTCTCCCGCAAGCTGAAGGAAGCGTTGTACGCCATGCAGCTGGAGCTGCATGAGTCCAAGCAGAGCATTCTCGAGCAGTACCTGAATGTGGTCTACTACGGACACGGCGCTTACGGCATCGGGGCTGCCGCTGACTTGTACTTTCACAAACCCGTCAGTCAGTTGAACCTCGCCGAGTCGGCCATGCTGGCAGGCCTGCCGAACGGCCCGGGCATTTACTCTCCGTTGACCAACTTTCGGGCGGCCAAGGCCCGGCAGCGCGTGGTCCTGCAGCGAATGGTGGCCTGCGGGTTCATCACGCAGCAGCAGGCCGACGAAGCCTACCACACGCCGCTGCACTTGTCTGGGCTCCGGTCCCCGTCCATCCGGGCGCCGTACTTTACCTCCACCGCGATTTCGGAGGTTGAACACCGCTACCACTTGACCAGCGAAGACCTCTATCAAGGCGATATGACCGTGGTGAGCACCCTCGATTCCGTGCTCCAGGAGGCGGCAGAGCGGGCCGTCGCCAGCACCTTGCCGAAAGACAGCAAACTGCAGGCCGCGTTGGTCGCGCTCGATCCCGACACTGGCGCGGTCAAAGCGATTGTCGGCGGACGGGACTTTACCACCAGCTCGTACAATCGGGCGTTTGCGGAACGACAGCCAGGATCGACCTTTAAAGCGATTTTGTATACCACCGCACTCGAACATGGCTGGCAGCCTTCGCGCGAAGTGCAGAGCGAAATGACGACGTTCCTGTACGACAAGGACAAGGAATACACCGTGCACGACTACGGCGACTTTTATGCCCACCGGGCATTGACGCTGCGAGAAGCCCTCGCGCGGTCAGACAACGTGTACGCGGTGACCACGAACCTGGAGATTGGGCCGGAAGAGGTGGAGAAAACGGCGCACGCGATGGGCATTTCGTCGCCGCTGCAGCCGTATCCGTCGCTCGCGCTCGGTGTGTTCGAGACCAGCCCGCTGCAAATGGCGACGGTCTACGCCACGCTCGCCAACGGCGGGTATCGAGTGGAGCCCTACACCGTGAGCGAGATCCGCGACGCACATCAAAACCAGGTCCGTCAGGCAAACCCCAGCCGGACCCGCGTGGTCACGCCGCAAGCCGCGTTCCAAATGAGCGACTTGCTGCAGAGCGTCCTGCAGCCGAACGGGACGGCCTACTTCGTGCGCCATTACCTGCGCGGCCCGGCGGCCGTGAAGACGGGTACGACGGACGCCGACGCCTGGACGGTGGGGTACACCCCACGCATCGTCTGCGCCGTGTGGGTCGGTTATGACGATGGCCGGCCGCTCACCGTTGCGGAGTCTCACCTCGCCGCGCCGATTTGGGCCAAGTTCATGGGCATGGCGCAGCAGCACCTGCCCTCGCCGTGGTACACACCACCCGCCGGGCTCGTGAAGGTGACGATTGACCCGGCGACTGCGGAAGTGGCGACGCCAGCCTGCCGCATCACCGAGACCGATTACTTCTTGCCCGGCACAGAACCGACCAAGCCCTGCCACTTGCACGCTGTGCCGGAAGATACTCCGCCCGTACAGAAGTGGCCGCAATGGCTCCGCAGGTGGTTGTGA
- a CDS encoding pyridoxal phosphate-dependent aminotransferase translates to MEQRLSSRVRKIAPSATLTMDAKTKALIAEGQPVINMTAGEPDFDTPTPIAYAGVKAITQGFTRYTPAAGSLDLRRAIAGKLMKENHLSYAPEQIVLSSGAKHSLFNIFATICDPGDEVILPAPYWVSYPEQIRLAGAEPVIVACDESTGFKMTPQQLEAAITPKTKALLLNSPSNPTGAVYSEAELRGLGEVLQRHDIYVVTDEIYEKLVYGAEHHSLPALCPELMDRTLVVNGFSKAFAMTGWRLGYVAAPLDLAKAMTSLQSHSTGSPSTISQKAALVAFDAFDIAMVQEFERRRNRLVEGLQSLPGVSILAPEGAFYVFPNVSGLFGTTYRGKPIQNADDFSQTLLEAELISSVPGDAFGSPGYIRLSYAVSYEQVEEAVVRLERFVKALQR, encoded by the coding sequence ATGGAACAACGTTTGTCGAGCCGCGTACGGAAGATTGCGCCGTCCGCGACTTTAACCATGGACGCCAAGACCAAGGCACTCATCGCCGAAGGGCAGCCTGTCATCAACATGACCGCGGGCGAACCTGATTTCGACACACCGACGCCGATTGCCTATGCAGGCGTCAAGGCCATCACGCAGGGATTCACGCGGTACACGCCAGCCGCAGGGTCGCTCGACCTGCGCCGCGCCATCGCCGGCAAACTGATGAAGGAAAACCATTTGTCCTACGCACCAGAACAGATTGTACTCTCGTCGGGCGCAAAGCACTCGTTGTTCAACATCTTCGCAACCATTTGCGATCCCGGCGACGAAGTCATCCTCCCGGCCCCTTACTGGGTCTCCTATCCGGAGCAGATTCGGCTGGCTGGCGCGGAACCGGTTATCGTCGCCTGCGATGAATCCACCGGGTTTAAGATGACGCCCCAGCAACTAGAAGCCGCGATCACGCCGAAAACCAAAGCCCTCCTCCTGAACTCCCCCAGCAACCCGACGGGTGCGGTGTACTCGGAGGCGGAGCTGCGAGGGCTTGGCGAAGTGCTGCAGCGTCACGACATCTACGTGGTGACCGACGAAATTTACGAGAAGCTGGTCTACGGTGCCGAGCACCACAGCCTGCCTGCGCTTTGCCCGGAACTGATGGACCGCACACTGGTCGTCAACGGCTTCTCCAAGGCGTTCGCCATGACGGGGTGGCGCCTTGGCTACGTGGCAGCCCCGCTCGACCTGGCGAAAGCCATGACCAGCTTGCAAAGTCACAGTACTGGCAGCCCCTCCACGATTTCGCAGAAAGCCGCTTTGGTCGCATTCGACGCCTTTGACATCGCCATGGTGCAGGAGTTTGAACGCCGCCGCAACCGCCTGGTCGAAGGCCTGCAGTCCTTACCGGGTGTTTCCATCCTCGCGCCGGAAGGTGCGTTCTACGTATTCCCGAATGTGTCCGGATTGTTCGGCACCACGTACCGCGGCAAGCCCATTCAGAACGCGGACGACTTCAGTCAGACCTTGCTCGAAGCGGAGCTGATTTCCAGCGTGCCAGGAGACGCCTTCGGCTCACCCGGGTACATTCGCCTGTCGTACGCAGTGTCGTACGAGCAAGTGGAAGAAGCCGTCGTGCGGCTGGAACGGTTCGTCAAGGCGCTGCAGCGGTAG
- a CDS encoding multidrug effflux MFS transporter has protein sequence MHTGRLGKAVLLGSLTAFGPLSIDMYLPSLPSLTKDLHTTASMAQLSLTCCLLGLALGQLLAGPLSDARGRRTPLLAGVGVYAIASLLCAFTPSIWPLVVLRFIQGLAGAFGIVIARAVARDLYSGSELTRFYSLLMLVNGVAPILAPVVGGQLLRFTSWHGVFVVLTILGALMLTASALYLKESLPAERRVQGGIPKTLRNFRGLLSDRRFVGFAGSQGLVFAAMFSYISGSPFVIQNIFGLSAQAFSVIFAVNGVGIIIASQLAGRLSGRVGELRILMTGLLIACVFGLALLVVVLTGPNLTAVVICLFFVVASVGLVSTTATSLAMQSQGQAAGSASGLLGVAQMFAGGVAAPLVGLGGSYDAVPMGIVIAVCEAGAILSYGLAARTHNRTPYDEQPLSM, from the coding sequence ATGCACACCGGAAGACTGGGCAAAGCCGTCCTGCTCGGCTCCCTGACGGCATTCGGTCCACTGTCGATTGATATGTATCTGCCGTCGCTCCCTTCTCTAACCAAGGACCTGCATACCACCGCATCCATGGCGCAGCTGTCATTGACCTGCTGCTTGCTGGGCCTGGCGCTCGGACAGCTGTTGGCCGGGCCGCTCAGCGACGCCAGAGGGCGGCGGACACCCCTCTTGGCCGGCGTCGGCGTGTACGCCATCGCGTCGCTGCTGTGCGCGTTTACGCCCTCCATCTGGCCGCTCGTGGTTTTGCGGTTCATCCAGGGCCTGGCGGGCGCTTTCGGCATCGTGATCGCCCGGGCCGTCGCACGCGACCTGTATTCGGGCAGTGAGCTAACCCGCTTTTATTCGCTGTTGATGCTGGTCAACGGGGTGGCACCCATCCTGGCGCCTGTGGTCGGCGGACAGCTGCTGCGATTCACCTCCTGGCACGGCGTGTTCGTTGTGCTCACCATTCTGGGCGCCCTCATGCTGACGGCAAGTGCGCTGTACCTGAAAGAAAGCCTGCCGGCTGAGCGGCGTGTCCAGGGCGGGATTCCGAAAACACTCCGGAACTTTCGCGGACTTCTGAGCGACCGCAGATTCGTCGGCTTCGCGGGGTCTCAAGGCCTCGTTTTCGCGGCCATGTTTTCGTATATTTCCGGCTCGCCGTTCGTGATCCAAAACATTTTCGGACTCTCTGCACAAGCATTCAGCGTCATCTTTGCCGTCAACGGCGTCGGCATCATCATCGCGAGCCAACTCGCCGGGCGGCTATCCGGACGCGTCGGAGAGTTGCGTATCTTGATGACTGGACTGCTCATTGCCTGTGTGTTCGGCCTGGCGCTGCTGGTGGTGGTGCTGACGGGTCCGAACCTGACGGCCGTGGTCATCTGCTTGTTCTTCGTCGTCGCGAGTGTGGGCCTCGTCTCCACAACCGCCACCTCGCTCGCGATGCAATCGCAAGGTCAGGCAGCCGGCAGTGCTTCGGGGCTGCTGGGCGTTGCCCAGATGTTCGCCGGCGGTGTCGCCGCACCCCTCGTCGGGTTGGGCGGCAGTTATGACGCGGTGCCGATGGGCATCGTGATCGCGGTGTGCGAAGCGGGGGCGATTCTGTCATACGGCCTCGCCGCGCGCACCCACAACCGCACGCCCTATGATGAACAGCCCCTGTCGATGTAA